GTTCAGCGTAACGCCAGGCATGAGCCCACGGCGCTTGAAATCCATCCTGCTGGCACGCGGCATTCACGCGATCATCGTGGCGCCGGTGCCCGACGGCTGCGGTCCGGCCGACTTCGATTTCACCGACTTCTCGAGCGTCGGATTGGGCTTCAGCTTTGGCTGGCCGCCGGTGGAACGGGTTTCCAACGATCACTTCCAGTCCATCGTGCTGGCCATGCGAGAGTGCCGCGTGCTCGGTTACCGCCGGATCGGCCTGATCGTGAGCCGCGCGGTCAGCGAGCGGCTGGGCAATCGCTGGCTCGCGGGCTATCTGCTTAGCCAGGCCGGCTATCCCACGCGCGAGCGGCTGCAACCGCTGATGCCCGACACCGCGGCAGGCATCACTCGCGCCCTGCCCGGTTGGCTGGCGCGGCAAAAGCCGGACGTGTTGATCTACGGTAACCACGAGATCGGCGAATCGCTGGCGCACCTCGTGGGTCCGAAGATTGGACTCGTCAACCTGCACGTGCGCAGCGCCGACGGAGCGGAGAGCGGGATCTATCAGGCGTCAGCCGAAGTGGGCGCTCGAGCGATCGACGCCGTGGTTTCTCAACTGCACCACAACATCGTCGGCCTCGTGCCCAATCCGAGCCAGCACCTGATTCCCGGCCGTTGGGTCGCCGGACACACCACGCCTGGTCCCGGCCGGCTGCGGCCCTAAATGAGTTATTTTTGAACGATGACAAGACACGCCGGCTACCCACGGCCGCGGGAAATGTGCACGCTCTGACCAAGTCAGCATCCCCCATGCGTTTTTCTCTCCCCCACCCGCGACAGCTGCGTTCGTCGACCGAGATCGTGCCACGCGCCACGCCGCTTGCCACTCAGCGCCAGCTCGAACGGGGAGCACGGCAGCCATGACTGCCGCATCGAGATCCGCCGCCGGTCCGACCGCGTCGCTTACGCCGCCGCGTTCGCCTGAATGGCGTGCGGGTAATCTCACTTACGACCGGCGGCAGTTGATCGGACTGTTCTGCTGGCTGCTGCTGGCCGACTTGGCGTTCATGATCGTGAGCCAGATCGAGCCAAGCGTCTTGCCGATCCTCCTCAAGAACGCGGGAGCGTCCGATCATCACGTCGCGTGGATTCTCGGGACGCTGGTGCAAGTGACGCAACTGGTGCTGAACCCGCTCTACAGCACGAGTTCCGACCGAACGCGGACGCGCTGGGGACGGCGGATTCCGTATCTCTTCGTCGTCACTCCGCTGGCTTCGCTCCTACTCGCCGCCACGCCGTATGCGCCGGACGTCGCGGCGTGGGTGCAACAGCAGAGCTGGGGGCCGGTTGTTCTCCGCCATCTGGCGGTTCCGCCCGCGGTCCTGATGTATGGGCTTTTTGTTTTCGGTTTCTACCTCTTCTACAGCGGCACGGCCTCGATTTTCTTCTACCTATTTCGCGACGTCGTCCCCGAAAGCCACATGGGACGGTTCATGGCGCTGTTCCGCATGGTGGGAGCGTTGGGCACGTTCGTTCTGAACTACTGGCTGCTCGGCGTCGGAGTTCGACTCCCCCGCGAGATGTTCCTCGGCATGGCCGTGCTGAACCTCGTCGCGTTCATTGCGCTGTGCCGGTTCGTGAAAGAGCCGGACTACCCTCCGGTAAAGCGCGCCGCCGATGGCGACCGTCGCCCGTTGACCAGCCGTGCGATTGGCACCGTGCTTGCGTATTTTCGCGAGTGCTTCTCGGACTCGCTGCATTGGTGGACCTACGTCTGCCGACTGATGGTGTATGCGTCGATCATGGTCGCGACCTTCCGCATCTTCTTCGCCCTGCAAGAACTCAAGATGACGGTGGAGGACGCGGGCAAAGCGCTCTCGTGGTCGTCGCTCCTGTGGGTGATCGTCGCCTATCCGGTCGGAATGCTCGTCGATCGATGGAAGGTGTTCCGCGTGATGCGGTGGGCGCTGTGGATTCAGAGCGTGGCCTATCTGCTGTCCTTTTTCCTCATCCGCGACAACGCCACGTTCCTCGTTTTCTCGCTCGTGACGGGCGTCCTCTACTGGGCCATCATGCTCTGCCAGTTCATGCTCGGACAAGAGGTCTTTCCCGCTCTGAAACTGGGCCAGTTCTTCTCGGCGAATGTCGTCTTTCAGGCGCTCGTCATTGCCGTGGTGGTGAGTCCGTTCTGCGGATGGCTGTTCGACACGCTCAAGGGCACGACGCACGTCATGGTGCTGCCCCTGTTCGGCACGCTGGAGATCGGCCCCTATCGCTACGTCATGCTGCTGCTCAGCGCGGTGTTTTTCATCTCACTGCTCGGGCTGTATCGCGTGGAGGCGCTCCTGCGGGAGCGGCAAGCGCCCCCGGAGGCTCGCTGAACCACCATGGCTGGAACCGGCAAATCCATCGGCGTGCCGCTGCCCACGCAGGCGTTGCGGACGCGCGACGTCGTGCGTTCCACGATCGTCCGCGCGGAGCTCTTGTCGCACACCAGCAACACGGCGCAGTTTGCGGCGTTTCAGAAGACGAGTGCGTTTCGTCCGCTCTCGTCAGCCGACCAAGCGATGTTCGCCGCGCGCGGGCTGGCGCTCGAGGGCGCGGCACCCGCGGGCCGGATAGCCGTCGACATCCTCGACGACCGCGTTTTCCGGATTCGCTACCAAGACGAGCGCTCCACGACGCCAGCTGCGTCGGGTTTGACCGTCGACGAATTCCGCGGCCCGACCCGCTGCGAGTGGGAAGTTACGTCGGCCGCGGTGACCGCTCGCACGCCCGCGGGCGCGTTGCACCTCAATCTCGAGCGCTGGCGCTGGGAGTGGCGCTCGCTTGAGGGACGCGTCATCTGCGCCGGCGGCGGCGAGGAGAAAAACTACTTTAATCAATGGGATGCCTACGGTCTCGGCATTTCGCATCGGGTCGACGACGGTCGCCCGATCTCGACCGAGTGCTTCGATCTGCGACCGCACGAGGCGATCTACGGCTTTGGCGAACGTTTCATCCGTTTGAACAAAGTCGGTCAGACGCTCGACGTGGACATGTCCGACACCAAGGGCGTCACCACCGACCGCGCCTACAAGAACGTCGGCTTCTTCACCTCGTCACTCGGCTATGGCGTGTTCCTGAATCACACCGCGCGCCTCACCGCGTGGGTGGGTTCACTCAGCGCCTGCGATCTCCAAGTGGGGGTCGACGACGACTTCCTCGATTACTACGTCTTCGCCGGCAGCCTGAAGGAAATCCTACCGCTCTACACGCAACTCACCGGGTGCGGGCCAGTGCCACCGGCGTGGAGTTTCGGCTTTTGGCAGAGCAAAATCAGCTACAGCTCCGCCGACGAAATCCTCGGCATCGTGCGCGAGATGCGCGCGGCCGAGCTGCCGTGCGATGTGATCCATCTCGACACGCACTGGTTCAGCCGAAACTGGTTCTGCGATCTCGAGTTCGACGCACAGCGGTTTCCCGATCCGGCACGTTGGATCGCAGAGCTGCGCCGGCTGGGCGTCCGCGTCTCTCTCTGGCAGTTGCCCTACATTCCGGAGGGTTCGCGGCTCTTCGCCGATCTGGCGGCGGTGGATGGATTCGTCCGCAACGCGAATGGGGAGATATTCGACTGCGAAATCACTTTCGTCGACGGCTTCCGCGGGATCGTCGGTGTGATCGATTTCACCAACCCGCGAGCGGTCAGGGCCTGGCAGGATTACCTGAGAAAACTCTTCCGCCTCGGAGTCGCCGTGTTGAAAACCGATTTCGGCGAAAGCGCCCCGGTCGACGGCGTCTACGCGGACGGCACGCCCGGCCACCGTGCGCACAATCTCTATCCGCTGCTCTACAACGCCGCCGCCGCCGCCGTGACCGCCGAGGAGACCGGCGCGCCGCTGGTTTGGGCGCGCTCCGCTTGCGCCGGCGGACAGCGCTTCCCCGTGCATTGGGGCGGCGACAGCAGCCCCAACCCGGCCAACATGATCCCGCAACTCGAGGGCGGGCTGAGCCTCGGGTTGAGCGGCTTCCCGTTCTGGAGTCAGGACATCGGCGGCTTCATGGGCGAAACCAGCGACGAGCTGCTGATCCGCTGGCTGCAATGGAGCATCTTCCTCTCGCATTGCCGGATTCACGGGTTCGGCCGCCGCGAGCTCCACCGCTTCCGTCCTGATACGGTGGGCATCTGTCGCGAATTTCTCCAGCTCCGCTATCGTCTGCTGCCCTACCTGCTCGGCACGGCGGAAATCTGCCAGCGCAAATCGCTGCCGTTCGCGCGCCCGCTGATGGTCGAATACCAGCACGATCCCAACACGTGGGGCATCTCGGACGAATTTCTCTGCGGCAACTCGTTGCTCGTGATTCCCCTCACAACCGTCGATGAAGCGCGCCGCGCCTACCTGCCGCCGGACGTATGGTATTCCTGGTGGGACGGGCAGCGTATCGACGCAGCTGTCACCGGTCGCTGGATCGAAGTGCGTGAACCACTGCAACGCCTTCCCCTGTTCCTGCGCGCGGGCGCGATCCTGCCGCTCGGGCCGGTGATGAACTATGTCGGCGAACAGGAATATTCACCTCTCGAAATCGTGATCGCACCGCTCGCGCACGACGGTGAGCGCAATTTCTCGTTCCCAAAATCGACCGGCGGGCACTGCGAACTGGGCTATCGTCGCGCGGGCGACACGCATCGCGTCACGATAAGCGGAATCGACGTCGCGTCGGTCCAACTCCGCAGCCTCGATCCCCTCGTCACCCTCATCCTTGAAGAGCCATGCCGCGCCTGATCCTCCGTTCTTCGCTCCTGCTCTCGCTCGTGCTCGCGAGTCTGTGCCCGGCGAGCACAACGCTTCCCGCAAATCCTCCCGGCGGACTGGCCGCGCCGCGAGTGAACACGCGGAAAGTCTACGCCGACTATCACAGCCCACGCTACACCCGCGCACACGACG
The Candidatus Didemnitutus sp. genome window above contains:
- a CDS encoding LacI family DNA-binding transcriptional regulator; translated protein: MARAAGVSLATASLALRGSPLIAEETRASVRASAEKLGYHVNPLISELMGSLRHRRRRQQVTMAEIAARAGVSRAKVSLVLRHPARGSPALAARVSAAITQLGYARDPLHAALLSFRRSNATRPKHTTIAFLTVTAPNATWRNFLSHQQMFEGAAARAAEIGYSLEEFSVTPGMSPRRLKSILLARGIHAIIVAPVPDGCGPADFDFTDFSSVGLGFSFGWPPVERVSNDHFQSIVLAMRECRVLGYRRIGLIVSRAVSERLGNRWLAGYLLSQAGYPTRERLQPLMPDTAAGITRALPGWLARQKPDVLIYGNHEIGESLAHLVGPKIGLVNLHVRSADGAESGIYQASAEVGARAIDAVVSQLHHNIVGLVPNPSQHLIPGRWVAGHTTPGPGRLRP
- a CDS encoding MFS transporter — its product is MTAASRSAAGPTASLTPPRSPEWRAGNLTYDRRQLIGLFCWLLLADLAFMIVSQIEPSVLPILLKNAGASDHHVAWILGTLVQVTQLVLNPLYSTSSDRTRTRWGRRIPYLFVVTPLASLLLAATPYAPDVAAWVQQQSWGPVVLRHLAVPPAVLMYGLFVFGFYLFYSGTASIFFYLFRDVVPESHMGRFMALFRMVGALGTFVLNYWLLGVGVRLPREMFLGMAVLNLVAFIALCRFVKEPDYPPVKRAADGDRRPLTSRAIGTVLAYFRECFSDSLHWWTYVCRLMVYASIMVATFRIFFALQELKMTVEDAGKALSWSSLLWVIVAYPVGMLVDRWKVFRVMRWALWIQSVAYLLSFFLIRDNATFLVFSLVTGVLYWAIMLCQFMLGQEVFPALKLGQFFSANVVFQALVIAVVVSPFCGWLFDTLKGTTHVMVLPLFGTLEIGPYRYVMLLLSAVFFISLLGLYRVEALLRERQAPPEAR